The segment CCGACATCGACGCGCTGATCGGGCGCGACCTGTCCAGCCTGAAGCCCGGCTCGCCGGAGGCCATGGAGGTCAAGAAGGCGCTGATCGCCCGCGGGGTGTGGTCGCAGTATCTGGAGGTCGGCATCGGCCCCGACGCCGAGATCTTCACCAAGGGCCAGCCGATGTCGGCGGTCGGCACCGGCGCCCACGTCGGCATCCCGCCCTATTCGGTGTGGAACAACCCGGAGCCGGAAATCGCCGTCCTGGCCTCCAGCCGCGGGGACATCGTCGGCGCCACGCTCGGCAACGACATGAACCTGCGCGACGTCGAGGGGCGCTCCGCCCTGCTGCTCGGCAAGGCCAAGGACAACAACGCCAGCGGCTCCATCGGCCCGTTCATCCGTCTGTTCGACGACCGCTTCACGCTCGACGGTGTGCGCAGCGCCGAGCTTGGGCTGGTGGTCGAGGGCAGCGACGGCTTCCGGCTGGAGGGCTCCAGCTCCATGTCGCAGATCAGCCGCGACCCGGTGGAGCTGGTGGAGGCCACCATCGGCGAGAACCACCAGTATCCGGACGGCTTCGTCCTGCTGCTCGGCACCATGTTCGCGCCGGTCGAGGACCGCGACCGTCCGGGCGAGGGCTTCACCCACAAGCTGGACGACGTGGTGACCATCACCGCCCCGGCGCTGGGCAGCCTGACCAACCGGGTCCGCCATTGCGCCGACTGCGCGCCCTGGGACTTCGGCGCCGCCGCGCTGATGCGGAACCTCGCGGGCCGCGGCCTGCTCGGCTGATGCCGCACCAAGACCGAGAGCAGCGAGAACAAGAAAGGACCCGCCCGTGACCCTCACCGGCATGATGCTGATCGGCGCCGAGAGCCACCGCGGCCGCAACGGCGAGATCCACGCCATCGACCCGTCCACCGGGGCAAAGCTGGAACCCGCCTTCGGCGGCGGCGGGACGGCGGAGGTGGACCGCGCCTGCCAGCTCGCC is part of the Azospirillum baldaniorum genome and harbors:
- a CDS encoding fumarylacetoacetate hydrolase family protein: MSKRPLPLDPAAALPTDEGALLVGRAWRPGVGPSVIAVRGRDVFDITSRDAPTVRDLVETGAAAAIARDLPGEWIGTAAAILANSDEDRRDPERPWLLAPIDLQAVKASGVTFVVSLLERVIEEQARGAPEKALAIRADIDALIGRDLSSLKPGSPEAMEVKKALIARGVWSQYLEVGIGPDAEIFTKGQPMSAVGTGAHVGIPPYSVWNNPEPEIAVLASSRGDIVGATLGNDMNLRDVEGRSALLLGKAKDNNASGSIGPFIRLFDDRFTLDGVRSAELGLVVEGSDGFRLEGSSSMSQISRDPVELVEATIGENHQYPDGFVLLLGTMFAPVEDRDRPGEGFTHKLDDVVTITAPALGSLTNRVRHCADCAPWDFGAAALMRNLAGRGLLG